In bacterium, the following are encoded in one genomic region:
- a CDS encoding flippase: protein MTGTASRTSPAIRLVRNVMWNFGGQAWSLCLAFFTVPYIVHRLGTDAYGLLMTAGLVTSYLWFMDLGLGSATTKYVAEHATREEWDEVNRILWTSLAVYLVLGSIAALTLVLITPLCVYRWLRIPSELQGAAVSVFHLSAIGFLVGMVNNVPASVPQALQRFDIVNRVGVAVGTAQTLLTVVLLAFGYSVREVVIGNVIVAGLSLGMNTLVARVLLPRWSPPIWSFASFRRLARFGSFVAVSRIVGPILVQFEKLVLANQISMSALTYYTAPSNLVTRLSVFSGAFSSALFPLFSSLHGTGRENTSTDINMRASRYVMLLLIVPVVFFIVFGREFLQFWIGPEFARESTAALQILAVATLVNAAAWSPSALLQASGRPDLTARFHVAELVIHVPLTFACVRFWGVTGAAWAWFFRVILDTTLIYWAMIRLYVPDWGRYMRELLSPALGVTVATGIVLAILRTALHDQLSPAGVLIGLGGTFLAVACVSIWRWGFRQEEYQILVRALLKRREA from the coding sequence ATGACTGGAACCGCGTCGCGGACGTCACCCGCCATTCGTCTCGTACGGAACGTGATGTGGAACTTCGGGGGGCAGGCGTGGAGCCTGTGTTTGGCTTTTTTCACCGTGCCCTACATCGTCCACAGGCTGGGGACGGACGCCTACGGATTACTGATGACGGCCGGTCTTGTGACCAGCTACTTGTGGTTCATGGACCTAGGCCTGGGCAGCGCCACGACCAAGTATGTCGCCGAACATGCCACCCGCGAAGAGTGGGACGAAGTCAACCGCATCCTTTGGACCTCCTTGGCAGTCTACCTGGTTCTAGGGAGTATCGCGGCGCTGACCCTCGTGCTCATCACGCCCCTGTGCGTTTATCGGTGGTTGCGCATCCCGTCTGAGTTACAGGGGGCCGCCGTCAGCGTCTTCCATTTGAGCGCCATTGGCTTTCTCGTCGGGATGGTCAACAACGTCCCGGCTTCGGTTCCTCAGGCGCTTCAGCGGTTCGACATCGTGAACCGGGTCGGTGTTGCCGTCGGGACCGCGCAGACTCTGCTGACAGTCGTCCTGTTGGCCTTCGGGTATTCGGTCCGGGAAGTCGTAATCGGCAATGTGATCGTTGCCGGCCTATCGTTGGGGATGAACACCTTGGTTGCTCGAGTATTGCTGCCGAGATGGAGTCCACCCATTTGGAGTTTTGCCTCGTTTCGCCGGCTCGCGCGCTTTGGGAGCTTCGTTGCCGTCTCAAGGATTGTCGGACCCATTCTAGTCCAGTTTGAGAAGCTCGTCTTAGCCAATCAAATCTCTATGAGTGCGTTGACGTACTACACGGCGCCATCCAACTTGGTGACCAGACTCTCAGTTTTTTCCGGTGCCTTCAGTTCAGCCCTGTTCCCCTTATTTAGCAGTCTTCACGGGACCGGCCGCGAAAATACCAGCACGGATATTAACATGCGCGCGTCTCGCTACGTCATGCTCTTGCTCATCGTACCAGTCGTCTTCTTCATCGTATTTGGAAGGGAGTTCCTTCAGTTCTGGATTGGTCCCGAGTTCGCTAGAGAGAGCACCGCTGCGCTTCAGATTTTGGCTGTGGCCACGTTGGTCAACGCCGCGGCCTGGAGTCCCTCTGCGTTGCTCCAGGCGTCTGGACGCCCGGACCTCACGGCTAGGTTCCATGTGGCGGAGTTGGTCATCCACGTTCCGCTCACGTTCGCGTGCGTGCGGTTCTGGGGTGTCACCGGCGCGGCGTGGGCGTGGTTCTTCCGCGTCATCCTCGACACTACCCTTATCTACTGGGCCATGATAAGGCTTTATGTCCCGGATTGGGGGCGATACATGCGGGAGCTTTTGAGCCCCGCCCTGGGCGTGACGGTGGCAACCGGCATCGTGCTTGCGATCCTGCGGACGGCACTTCATGACCAGCTCTCCCCGGCCGGGGTGCTGATAGGTCTTGGGGGAACCTTCTTGGCCGTAGCCTGCGTGTCGATATGGCGATGGGGCTTCCGACAGGAAGAGTACCAGATCCTTGTCCGGGCCCTGTTGAAAAGACGGGAGGCTTGA
- a CDS encoding glucose-1-phosphate thymidylyltransferase, whose amino-acid sequence MKALVLSGGRGTRLRPLTHTIAKQLIPVANKPILYYVMRHIRDVGIRDVAVVVSPETGQQVRDALSKLSPDVPLTYIVQDQPKGLAHAVLISREFLGNDPFVMYLGDNLIGGGIQAFVEAFRAGDSDALILLKEVPDARMFGVAAVDSNGRVVRLIEKPTEPPSHLALVGIYVFGPAIHQAIAAITPSRRGELEITDAIQRLLDTGRSVRSFTLDGWWLDAGKKDDLLEANRVVLDEWTVRQIDGEVDAESVVTGRVIVETGAQIRRSRVRGPSSIGAGALIEDTFIGPYTSVGQGCTVSNSALEHCVLLDAVRVEGVGRMEDSVIGRNAVVRRLSRDHQSLRLMIGDDAEVLL is encoded by the coding sequence TTGAAGGCCCTGGTGCTCTCGGGAGGGAGAGGGACCAGGCTGCGCCCACTCACGCATACGATCGCGAAGCAACTCATTCCGGTAGCCAATAAGCCGATCCTGTATTACGTCATGCGGCATATTCGCGACGTGGGTATCCGTGACGTCGCCGTGGTTGTGTCCCCGGAAACCGGTCAGCAGGTCAGAGACGCCCTGTCCAAACTCTCGCCAGACGTTCCCCTTACATACATCGTGCAAGACCAGCCCAAGGGGCTCGCTCACGCCGTCTTGATTTCCAGGGAGTTCCTCGGGAACGATCCCTTTGTGATGTACCTCGGAGACAACCTGATCGGCGGCGGGATTCAGGCCTTTGTCGAGGCCTTTCGGGCCGGCGATTCGGATGCGCTCATCTTGCTGAAGGAGGTGCCCGATGCCCGCATGTTCGGGGTCGCGGCGGTGGATTCGAATGGCCGCGTTGTGCGTCTGATTGAGAAACCCACAGAACCCCCGAGCCATCTCGCCCTCGTAGGAATCTACGTGTTCGGACCCGCCATTCACCAGGCGATCGCCGCGATCACGCCGTCCCGCAGGGGAGAGCTGGAAATCACAGACGCCATTCAACGCCTGCTGGATACCGGACGATCCGTGCGCAGCTTCACGTTGGACGGCTGGTGGCTCGATGCCGGCAAAAAGGATGATCTCCTGGAAGCGAATCGAGTGGTGCTGGACGAGTGGACGGTTCGGCAAATCGACGGCGAGGTGGACGCCGAGAGCGTCGTGACCGGACGCGTCATCGTGGAGACCGGCGCCCAGATCCGGCGAAGCCGCGTACGGGGGCCAAGTTCGATCGGCGCCGGGGCCCTGATCGAAGACACCTTCATCGGCCCCTACACGAGCGTCGGACAAGGGTGCACCGTCAGTAATTCAGCGCTGGAACATTGCGTATTGCTTGATGCTGTACGGGTTGAGGGGGTCGGCCGCATGGAAGACAGCGTCATCGGCCGAAACGCGGTGGTCCGGCGTCTGTCTCGAGATCATCAGAGCCTCAGGCTCATGATCGGCGACGACGCCGAGGTTCTACTGTAA